The Sulfuricella sp. DNA segment CCAGCCCTTCCAGCAGCGTCTGGCTGACGGACGCGTCGGTGGCGACGTAGCCCAGCATGGTGGCCATGTTGGGGTGAATCATGCCGGAGCCCTTGGCGATGCCGGTGATGGTCACCGTCTTGCCGCCCAGGACGATCTGCCTCGACAGGGCCTTGGGCTGGATGTCGGTGGTCATGATGGCGTGGGCGGCGTCGAACCAGTTGGCCTCCTTCAGGTTCGCCACGGCGGCGGGCAGCCCGGCGATGATCTTGTCCACCGGCAGCGGTTCCAGGATCACGCCGGTGGAAAAGGGCAGCACCTGATCTTCTCCGCAAGCCAGCAGGCGCGCCACTTCAGCGCAGGTCTGGCGGGCGCGCTGCATGCCTTCATCGCCGGTGCCGGCGTTGGCGTTGCCGGTATTCACCACCAGCGCGCGGATGGCCTTGCCGCCACTCAAATGCTGCCGGCACAGCGTCACCGGCGCGGCGCAGAAGCGGTTCAGGGTGAACACCCCGGCCACGCGGGCCTTGTCTCCCAGTCGCATGACCAGAAGATCCCGGCGATTGGCTTTCTTGATGCCGGCTTCGGCGATGCCGAGGGAAACGCCCTGCACGGGCAACAGTTGGTCCGCCTGAAGCGGCGCTAGATTCACGGGCATGGTCAATCTTCCTGATGAGAATAGTCTTGGTCTTCGCTGTCTGCGTCCTGAACCGGCGCGGCTTCCGCAAGCATCAGCAGGCGCAGTTCCTTGAACAGCTCACGACTGCTCTTGGGCGGCCTGGCGGCAGCCTCTTCCTTGTGCGCATTGCGGATCAGGGTGCGCAGGCGCTGCACGTCGGCGCGGGGATGGGCCAGCACCAACTCGCTGATGACCTTGTCGTCAGCCAGCAGCCGGTCGCGCCAGCGCTCCAGCTGATGAAACTTGGCGGCCTGTTCGCGGCTTTTGCCGTCCCATTCCGCAAATTTTGCCTGAATCTGCTCAGGATCGACGTTACGCATGAGCTTGCCGATGTATTGCTTCTGGCGGCGGATCGCGCCGTTGGCGGTCAGGCGCTTGGCCTCCTTCACCGCCTCGCGCAGGTTGTCGGGGAGACCGAGCTGGCCGAGCTGGGAAGCGTTCAGCGTCACCAGTCTTTCGCCGATCTCCTGCAGGGCTTCCACATCGCGCTTGCGCTGGGACCTGCTGATTTCTTCCTGTTCCGGCTGAT contains these protein-coding regions:
- the argJ gene encoding bifunctional glutamate N-acetyltransferase/amino-acid acetyltransferase ArgJ — protein: MPVNLAPLQADQLLPVQGVSLGIAEAGIKKANRRDLLVMRLGDKARVAGVFTLNRFCAAPVTLCRQHLSGGKAIRALVVNTGNANAGTGDEGMQRARQTCAEVARLLACGEDQVLPFSTGVILEPLPVDKIIAGLPAAVANLKEANWFDAAHAIMTTDIQPKALSRQIVLGGKTVTITGIAKGSGMIHPNMATMLGYVATDASVSQTLLEGLVKHAADQSFNCITVDGDTSTNDSFILIASGEAGTPEITDAASAEYAALRDAVAEVSQVLAQAIVRDGEGATKFMTIAVEGGASAAECRQVAYAIAHSPLVKTAFFASDPNLGRILAAIGYAGIADLDVDKIRLYLGDVLVAENGGRASSYQEQDGQRIMKAPEITVRVQLGRGAAAATVWTCDFSYDYVKINAEYRS
- the yjgA gene encoding ribosome biogenesis factor YjgA, yielding MQDSDQPEQEEISRSQRKRDVEALQEIGERLVTLNASQLGQLGLPDNLREAVKEAKRLTANGAIRRQKQYIGKLMRNVDPEQIQAKFAEWDGKSREQAAKFHQLERWRDRLLADDKVISELVLAHPRADVQRLRTLIRNAHKEEAAARPPKSSRELFKELRLLMLAEAAPVQDADSEDQDYSHQED